A genomic stretch from Roseiconus lacunae includes:
- a CDS encoding DUF4112 domain-containing protein codes for MSELEKIQRRVARVRRIATWLDSRYAIPGTKIRFGLDSLVGLIPGAGDVATAAVSLWLIVEAARLGVPMRTIARMFFNLFVDSTVGAVPVAGDVFDMFFKSNNRNAKLLEKAVARRYGEANNPNAPDTPPTKP; via the coding sequence ATGTCAGAACTAGAAAAAATTCAGCGACGTGTCGCTCGCGTCCGGCGAATCGCCACGTGGCTGGACAGCCGATACGCAATCCCGGGCACGAAAATTCGCTTCGGCCTAGACAGCTTGGTCGGTCTGATCCCCGGTGCCGGTGACGTGGCAACAGCAGCGGTCAGCTTGTGGCTGATTGTCGAAGCGGCGCGTTTGGGTGTTCCGATGCGAACCATTGCCCGGATGTTTTTTAATCTATTCGTCGATTCAACCGTCGGTGCCGTCCCGGTCGCCGGTGACGTGTTCGACATGTTTTTTAAGTCAAACAATCGTAACGCCAAACTGCTCGAAAAAGCCGTCGCTCGCCGCTACGGTGAAGCCAATAATCCAAACGCCCCCGACACGCCGCCGACGAAGCCGTGA
- a CDS encoding TadE/TadG family type IV pilus assembly protein, translating to MNIRRRKKSRQGAAAVEFALIVPLMLTFTFGLIEMSRISIIKESIVQASREGARIGIRPTASSSDVQSRINEELGVMGITTASVSITPSHLDTAQPGEEISVKIEIPISEVSFIPGFFNFDGVDISAETVMRRESTGT from the coding sequence ATGAATATTCGTCGACGTAAAAAGAGTCGCCAGGGAGCGGCAGCGGTTGAATTCGCATTGATCGTTCCGCTGATGCTGACGTTTACCTTCGGCCTGATAGAGATGAGTCGAATCAGCATCATCAAAGAATCCATCGTCCAGGCCTCACGCGAGGGGGCGCGAATTGGTATCCGCCCCACGGCTTCCAGTTCGGACGTTCAATCTCGGATCAACGAGGAACTAGGCGTGATGGGCATAACGACAGCTAGCGTTTCGATTACCCCAAGCCATCTCGATACCGCGCAGCCTGGTGAAGAGATCTCTGTCAAAATTGAAATCCCAATATCCGAGGTGAGCTTCATCCCGGGGTTCTTCAATTTTGATGGAGTCGATATTTCTGCCGAAACAGTGATGCGACGCGAAAGCACCGGCACTTAG
- the rpe gene encoding ribulose-phosphate 3-epimerase translates to MSRDKLELIRKSAPSVLPSLLLCDFGDLKGELARLEDAGAEVLHLDVMDGNFVGNLTYGMPIVEGIRRHSDLPMDVHLMITDPLAYAKPMVDAGADLLTFHVEAVDDVAAVAAQIREMGVGVGVALNPETPLSAIEPCLDIVDLALVMSVKAGFGGQKFNPVALDKLRSLKQSHPKLLLEIDGGIDATTIGPAREAGCDLFVVGSAIFKKDDYKAAISVLDDAIAGVAE, encoded by the coding sequence ATGTCGCGAGACAAGCTGGAACTAATTCGAAAGTCTGCTCCGAGTGTGCTGCCCAGCCTACTGCTGTGTGATTTCGGCGATCTCAAAGGCGAACTTGCCCGTTTGGAAGACGCCGGTGCCGAAGTTCTGCACTTGGACGTCATGGACGGAAACTTTGTCGGCAACCTGACCTATGGGATGCCGATCGTCGAAGGCATTCGCCGTCATAGCGACCTGCCGATGGACGTCCATCTGATGATCACCGACCCGTTGGCCTATGCGAAACCCATGGTCGACGCCGGAGCTGATTTGCTGACGTTTCATGTCGAAGCAGTCGACGATGTCGCTGCGGTCGCGGCACAGATTCGCGAAATGGGTGTCGGAGTCGGCGTCGCGCTCAATCCGGAAACGCCCCTTTCGGCGATCGAACCTTGTCTGGACATTGTCGACCTCGCATTGGTGATGAGCGTCAAGGCGGGGTTTGGCGGACAGAAATTCAATCCCGTCGCACTCGACAAGTTGCGTTCACTGAAACAATCCCATCCGAAGCTTTTACTGGAAATCGACGGCGGCATCGACGCGACAACGATCGGCCCCGCGCGTGAAGCCGGATGTGATCTGTTCGTTGTCGGCTCGGCAATTTTCAAGAAAGATGACTACAAGGCTGCGATCTCGGTCTTGGACGACGCAATTGCCGGGGTCGCCGAATGA
- a CDS encoding MBL fold metallo-hydrolase, whose translation MVENIPLISHHHDGLTIEGYSRAAVQTCWRINELKLLFDVGAQPWDFMGTSTLFISHAHLDHIASLPSYVSRRRMMKMDPPVIYLPDSAVDEAWEMLQNFRRLDRGPMPCELVGLIAGDQIECGREYLVEAVPTRHTITSLGFIVYHRRHKLKAEFTHLSGPEIRDLKLAGTEISTEIRVPVLAYTGDTSPPGLDNNPEFYQSKILISEMTFVAPEHRKEKIHKHGHMHVDDYRKRADKFENELIIAAHLSTRYHDRQVKTMVQRALPGMLDGRMKLWI comes from the coding sequence ATGGTTGAAAATATTCCCCTGATCTCTCATCACCATGACGGTCTGACGATCGAGGGCTACTCGCGCGCGGCGGTGCAAACCTGTTGGCGCATCAATGAACTGAAACTGCTTTTCGATGTCGGCGCCCAACCTTGGGACTTCATGGGCACGTCGACGTTGTTTATCTCACACGCCCACCTCGATCACATTGCCTCGCTGCCTTCGTATGTGTCGCGGCGACGGATGATGAAGATGGACCCGCCGGTGATCTATCTGCCGGATTCGGCCGTCGACGAAGCGTGGGAGATGCTGCAGAATTTTCGGCGGCTTGACCGCGGGCCGATGCCATGTGAACTGGTCGGGCTGATCGCCGGTGACCAAATCGAATGCGGGCGCGAATACTTAGTCGAAGCCGTCCCGACGCGACACACGATCACTTCTTTAGGCTTCATCGTCTATCACCGACGCCATAAATTGAAAGCGGAGTTCACACATCTTTCCGGACCTGAAATCCGTGACTTGAAACTTGCCGGAACCGAAATCAGTACCGAGATCCGCGTCCCCGTTCTGGCCTACACCGGTGACACCTCTCCACCTGGATTGGACAACAATCCCGAATTCTATCAGTCGAAGATCTTGATTAGTGAGATGACGTTCGTCGCCCCGGAACACCGCAAAGAAAAGATCCACAAGCACGGGCACATGCACGTCGATGATTATCGCAAGCGGGCCGACAAGTTTGAAAACGAGCTCATCATCGCCGCGCACCTAAGCACGCGTTATCACGATCGCCAAGTCAAGACGATGGTGCAGCGAGCGCTCCCGGGGATGCTCGACGGCCGGATGAAGCTCTGGATCTAG
- a CDS encoding prolipoprotein diacylglyceryl transferase codes for MSLSAPGFENTNFGRLGYAGAMVFATLVAGWLYRRGQDTSELTREQRWGIAFGGVLGATFAAKIPFVLGSTTTGGWFGLWLSDGKTLLWGLTGGYIGVEVAKWSLYVRQRTGDRFTVPVAVAIGIGRIGCLFNGCCYGVPTDDSWGVRSGLADGGRVLRHPAPLYELAFHLGFAILATIGLRKGILRERWMLVYLISYCLFRFVSEFWREEPQLWMGLTFYQLSAVPIAIAFATVLVARSVGQRNGLSENEG; via the coding sequence GTGAGCTTAAGCGCGCCGGGTTTCGAAAACACTAACTTCGGTCGGCTTGGATATGCCGGCGCGATGGTGTTCGCGACACTGGTCGCCGGTTGGCTTTATCGCCGTGGTCAGGACACGAGCGAGTTGACTCGCGAGCAGCGCTGGGGGATTGCGTTCGGCGGCGTCCTCGGTGCAACCTTTGCGGCGAAGATTCCGTTTGTGCTTGGCAGCACGACCACAGGAGGCTGGTTCGGCCTTTGGCTGAGCGACGGAAAAACGTTGCTTTGGGGACTCACCGGCGGTTACATCGGCGTCGAAGTGGCGAAGTGGTCGCTGTACGTTCGCCAGCGAACCGGCGATCGCTTTACGGTCCCTGTCGCCGTCGCGATCGGAATCGGACGAATCGGCTGCTTGTTCAACGGATGCTGTTATGGCGTTCCCACCGACGATAGCTGGGGGGTCCGGTCAGGTCTTGCTGATGGAGGACGGGTGCTTCGTCATCCCGCGCCGCTGTATGAGTTGGCGTTTCATCTCGGGTTTGCCATCCTTGCCACCATCGGTCTGCGCAAAGGAATCTTGCGTGAACGATGGATGCTGGTCTACCTGATCAGCTATTGCTTGTTTCGATTTGTCAGTGAGTTTTGGCGTGAAGAACCGCAACTGTGGATGGGGCTGACGTTTTATCAGCTCAGCGCGGTTCCGATCGCGATCGCATTCGCGACGGTTTTGGTTGCACGATCGGTCGGCCAAAGGAACGGGCTTTCCGAGAACGAAGGCTGA
- a CDS encoding NAD-dependent epimerase/dehydratase family protein → MRILVSGATGLLGNNIVRQLAAGGHTPVALVRKAPDSEVFAGIFAGSSDGGFPGETDGIDSVKRTTEQDSGQSLSGDCPIEIVESDFAPIADEQANEQPTEQAGSEQAGSEVSDFRGGNGDVLDQAVRSCDAVIHCAAMIHLGWRNIESSMRVNRDGTDRLAQACLRHKKKLTAVGTVNSIALGSRDTIADENTPVGHAGGQVPCAYVQSKRAANEVVRRAIPSGLNAVIVHPGFMLGPWDWKPSSGRMLIEVGKGWKPIAPRGGCSVCDSRDVAAGVIAATLKDCEPGREFILAGHNWTYKQLWSEMAIRMGKRPPTHTLGPGVEYLAGLVGDLWTRVSGNETDVNSAQVTMSGQFHWYSSERAIRELGYQIRDTDETLDDAARWIQERFVLPQHADNR, encoded by the coding sequence ATGCGGATTCTCGTCAGCGGTGCGACGGGCTTGCTCGGCAACAATATCGTTCGTCAACTTGCTGCCGGGGGACACACCCCGGTCGCCCTCGTCCGTAAGGCACCAGATTCTGAGGTTTTTGCGGGGATCTTCGCAGGGAGCAGCGACGGAGGTTTTCCCGGCGAAACTGATGGCATCGATTCCGTTAAGCGAACGACCGAGCAAGACTCGGGGCAGTCGCTATCGGGGGACTGCCCGATCGAAATCGTCGAATCGGATTTTGCCCCGATCGCTGATGAGCAAGCAAATGAGCAGCCCACCGAACAGGCTGGCAGCGAACAGGCAGGCAGCGAAGTATCTGATTTCCGTGGTGGGAACGGCGACGTCCTTGATCAAGCCGTCCGGTCATGCGACGCCGTCATTCACTGCGCGGCGATGATTCATCTGGGGTGGCGAAATATTGAATCGTCGATGCGCGTCAATCGCGACGGCACCGACCGCCTCGCCCAGGCTTGCCTCCGGCACAAGAAAAAGCTAACCGCTGTTGGCACGGTGAATTCCATTGCGCTTGGGTCACGTGACACCATCGCCGATGAAAACACGCCGGTCGGTCATGCAGGTGGGCAGGTTCCCTGTGCGTACGTGCAGAGCAAGCGGGCTGCCAACGAAGTCGTCCGGCGAGCTATCCCGTCCGGGTTGAACGCGGTGATCGTGCATCCCGGATTTATGCTCGGTCCCTGGGACTGGAAACCCAGCAGTGGGCGCATGCTGATCGAAGTCGGCAAAGGGTGGAAACCGATCGCGCCGCGCGGTGGGTGCAGCGTCTGTGACAGTCGCGATGTTGCCGCGGGGGTCATCGCGGCGACACTAAAGGACTGTGAACCGGGGCGTGAGTTTATTCTTGCCGGGCACAATTGGACATACAAACAACTGTGGTCGGAGATGGCGATTCGCATGGGGAAACGCCCGCCGACACATACCCTTGGTCCCGGAGTCGAATACCTGGCAGGACTGGTCGGAGATCTTTGGACCCGAGTCAGCGGCAACGAAACCGATGTCAACAGCGCCCAGGTAACAATGAGCGGTCAGTTTCATTGGTACAGCAGTGAACGGGCGATCCGTGAATTGGGCTATCAAATTCGCGATACCGACGAAACGTTGGATGACGCCGCACGCTGGATTCAAGAGCGATTCGTCTTGCCGCAGCATGCCGACAATCGGTAG
- a CDS encoding PB1 domain-containing protein: protein MIKRLIKRVLLVGFTLIAALALSAWWGYHQSKKVPDFYRNAIQSSKVSAEEVAESSEQMQAQVEQLQADVEQVGLWEAVFAEEQINAWLIDQLPQHFQKLQAKGLQDPQIKVDEGNVTAAARIKSRRFDGVVSCNLSIQMTDQPNCLAIKLNSIYAGALPLPLAGLKDNIAKIFAKTSLNLRWDDQDGETVALIDIPQKYSGMEAAPVIVEFIELNDGKVCLAGRSGEGTLADFEPRGAVYEIASLKNRPEASLDYPRRSVHGGGAGSDETISLD from the coding sequence ATGATTAAGCGACTGATCAAGCGAGTCTTGCTGGTCGGCTTCACGTTGATCGCCGCTCTCGCCCTCAGCGCCTGGTGGGGGTATCACCAAAGTAAGAAAGTGCCCGATTTCTATCGGAACGCAATCCAATCCTCCAAGGTTTCGGCCGAGGAGGTTGCCGAATCGAGTGAGCAAATGCAAGCTCAAGTCGAGCAGTTGCAAGCCGATGTCGAGCAAGTCGGCTTGTGGGAAGCTGTCTTCGCTGAAGAACAGATCAACGCATGGTTGATCGACCAACTGCCACAGCATTTCCAAAAATTGCAAGCGAAAGGTTTGCAGGATCCTCAAATCAAAGTCGACGAAGGCAACGTGACCGCGGCGGCGAGGATCAAGAGCCGCCGGTTTGATGGCGTTGTCTCATGCAATCTGAGTATTCAGATGACCGATCAGCCGAATTGCTTGGCGATCAAGTTGAATTCAATCTATGCCGGAGCTTTGCCACTGCCATTAGCGGGATTGAAAGACAACATCGCTAAAATCTTCGCGAAAACCAGTCTGAACCTTCGCTGGGATGATCAAGATGGCGAGACGGTTGCCCTGATCGATATCCCCCAAAAGTATTCTGGGATGGAAGCGGCACCGGTGATTGTCGAGTTCATCGAACTCAATGACGGCAAGGTCTGCTTGGCGGGGCGATCGGGAGAAGGCACACTTGCGGATTTCGAACCGCGTGGAGCGGTATATGAAATCGCTTCGCTGAAAAATCGTCCCGAGGCGTCGCTCGATTATCCCAGACGCAGCGTCCATGGCGGTGGGGCAGGCTCCGACGAGACGATCTCGCTCGACTGA
- a CDS encoding endonuclease/exonuclease/phosphatase family protein, translating to MGLFSKRRKKSSFKSSLPLLRWFGPGATTAGFLYAVYLVLTGGWSFSSLDELIGGDEDATFRGETVSLDQLGGLPEDKILIATFNIENFGDKKADTRVNDHGVDVMGTIAQIVSRFDLVAIQEIRGDDGAALQKLVNLLNESGGTFAATISDPIGNEARRECYAFVYNYSRIRLIPGSAYVVLDSGERMYREPMVASFQTVVPPESNQTPFRFTAINVHTDPDEVDPEDQDSEINVLASVFQRVRDFEFRLRMEDDFILLGDLNAGPDQLGQLSQINGMVSLAGDIKTNVSRKKTNDHILIDRIVTAEYAGRKGVVSFIEDLNLTLEQADSISDHLPLWAEFSRFESPAPVIDAPASVASSRTRELE from the coding sequence GTGGGACTGTTTTCGAAACGTCGTAAGAAGAGCTCATTTAAAAGCAGCCTACCACTGTTGCGCTGGTTTGGTCCCGGCGCGACCACGGCGGGTTTTCTTTATGCGGTCTACTTGGTCCTCACGGGTGGTTGGAGTTTTTCATCGCTCGACGAATTGATCGGTGGCGATGAAGACGCGACCTTCCGCGGCGAAACGGTTTCACTCGATCAGCTTGGTGGGCTGCCCGAAGACAAAATTCTGATCGCCACGTTCAACATTGAAAACTTTGGCGACAAAAAAGCGGATACCCGTGTAAACGATCATGGCGTTGATGTCATGGGAACAATCGCACAGATTGTTAGCAGGTTTGACCTGGTCGCCATTCAGGAAATCCGGGGAGACGACGGTGCCGCCCTCCAGAAGCTCGTCAACCTATTAAACGAATCCGGTGGAACGTTCGCGGCGACGATCAGTGATCCGATCGGCAACGAGGCACGCCGTGAGTGCTATGCCTTCGTTTACAACTACTCTCGAATTCGATTGATTCCCGGGAGTGCTTACGTCGTTCTCGATAGCGGCGAGCGGATGTATCGCGAACCGATGGTGGCTTCGTTTCAAACGGTAGTTCCGCCGGAGAGCAATCAAACACCGTTTCGCTTCACCGCGATCAACGTGCATACCGATCCCGATGAAGTCGACCCGGAAGACCAAGACAGTGAAATCAACGTGCTCGCGAGCGTTTTCCAACGCGTCCGAGATTTCGAGTTTAGGCTGCGCATGGAAGACGACTTTATCTTGCTCGGTGATCTGAATGCCGGTCCGGACCAATTGGGGCAGCTCTCGCAGATCAACGGCATGGTCAGTTTAGCGGGCGACATCAAAACGAATGTCAGCCGCAAGAAAACAAACGACCATATCCTGATCGATCGCATTGTCACCGCGGAATATGCCGGCCGCAAAGGCGTGGTCAGCTTCATCGAGGACCTGAATCTGACACTCGAGCAGGCCGATTCGATCAGCGATCACCTTCCGCTATGGGCTGAGTTTTCTCGATTTGAATCGCCAGCCCCGGTCATCGATGCCCCCGCGTCCGTCGCCAGCAGCCGAACCCGCGAGTTGGAGTGA
- a CDS encoding pilus assembly protein TadG-related protein, producing the protein MRYTSNLAAIAACKSLRYSTRLPHQRKGAAAVFGVFLLAGLLIMSAVAVDFGRISVSRSEIKRTADSAAMSGAWELFDAAVEGQTPSAAQSSVSEMASLFAAKNTVASNVPTVNEQTDIEMGYYDMETGLLDTSNPDYNAVRVHVRQREADGSGISLFFGAVTGRHKQSLEARSTAALFKKIGGFYRPKKSGETLNILPIALDLETWEKVIAKQTEDKLGYSNGQVTNGADGYFECSLYPTGTGSPGNRGTVDIGSANNSTSDLRRQILHGISQQDLVDLGKPLAFDSNHELQLNGDTGISAGIKAQLAEIIGQPRIIPIFTTVHGNGNNAMYTIVRFEGIRILGVKLTGPMKKKHVTIQPAPTVAHHSIIEEEIIESEYLFTPVMLVE; encoded by the coding sequence GTGAGATATACATCCAATCTTGCCGCAATCGCGGCCTGTAAAAGCCTTCGTTACTCGACCCGACTACCCCATCAACGAAAAGGGGCGGCCGCCGTCTTCGGCGTTTTCTTACTCGCTGGTCTGCTGATCATGAGTGCGGTCGCCGTCGATTTCGGTCGCATCAGTGTGTCACGTTCCGAGATCAAACGCACCGCTGATTCAGCAGCAATGTCGGGAGCGTGGGAACTGTTTGATGCCGCAGTCGAAGGTCAAACGCCTTCAGCAGCCCAGTCAAGCGTTTCGGAAATGGCATCTCTATTCGCCGCCAAGAACACGGTGGCTTCCAATGTCCCTACTGTGAACGAGCAGACCGATATCGAAATGGGCTACTACGACATGGAAACGGGGCTTCTGGATACATCGAATCCAGACTACAACGCGGTTCGTGTTCACGTTCGGCAACGAGAGGCAGACGGTTCTGGTATCTCACTTTTCTTTGGTGCCGTCACTGGGCGACACAAGCAGTCGCTTGAAGCTCGCTCCACTGCGGCATTGTTCAAAAAGATCGGTGGCTTCTATCGTCCGAAAAAATCCGGCGAAACACTGAATATCTTGCCCATCGCTTTAGACCTCGAGACATGGGAAAAAGTGATCGCCAAGCAGACTGAAGACAAGCTTGGGTATAGCAACGGGCAAGTGACCAATGGCGCAGATGGGTATTTTGAATGCTCTCTTTATCCGACCGGAACTGGATCGCCGGGAAACCGCGGGACGGTCGATATTGGCAGCGCGAACAATAGCACCAGTGATTTGCGTCGTCAGATTCTGCACGGGATTTCACAGCAGGATCTTGTCGATTTAGGCAAGCCGTTGGCTTTCGACTCCAATCATGAACTGCAACTAAATGGGGACACCGGCATCAGTGCTGGGATCAAGGCACAGCTTGCAGAGATCATTGGCCAACCTCGGATCATTCCCATCTTCACGACCGTTCACGGCAACGGCAACAATGCGATGTACACCATCGTCCGGTTCGAAGGCATCCGTATTCTGGGAGTGAAGTTGACCGGGCCAATGAAGAAAAAGCATGTCACGATACAGCCGGCTCCCACGGTCGCTCACCACTCTATCATCGAGGAAGAAATTATCGAAAGCGAGTATCTATTCACTCCGGTCATGCTGGTGGAATGA
- a CDS encoding histidine phosphatase family protein: MSRTATMTRVLLIRPGATDFDEQGRMKGCLDMPLSSRGEQQVDALAEDLAHVDLRTIYYAPCESAAETARCLSRRLTQQGCEAKVKMIEAFRNLDHGLWHGKLIDEVRRNHPRVYRLGVEHPEVFCPPGGEPLGDARTRVSKAIRKCTKKARDGVIGLIIPEPLASVAENILNGEELKSLWKHETDSASWTMIETEV, encoded by the coding sequence ATGAGCCGAACAGCAACGATGACTCGCGTCCTGCTGATTCGGCCGGGCGCGACGGATTTTGATGAACAGGGGCGGATGAAAGGATGCCTCGACATGCCGCTCAGTTCGCGTGGCGAACAGCAGGTCGACGCGCTCGCCGAAGATCTCGCCCACGTCGACTTGCGTACGATTTATTACGCCCCGTGTGAAAGCGCCGCCGAGACGGCTCGCTGCCTTTCTCGCCGCCTGACACAGCAGGGATGCGAAGCCAAGGTCAAGATGATCGAAGCGTTTCGCAACTTGGATCACGGACTATGGCACGGGAAGCTGATTGACGAAGTTCGTCGTAATCACCCGCGCGTGTATCGTTTGGGCGTCGAGCACCCCGAGGTGTTTTGCCCTCCCGGCGGCGAACCACTCGGTGACGCCCGGACACGAGTGAGCAAGGCGATTCGAAAGTGCACTAAAAAGGCGCGTGACGGCGTGATCGGTTTGATCATTCCTGAACCGCTTGCCTCGGTTGCCGAAAACATTCTTAACGGCGAAGAGCTAAAAAGTTTATGGAAGCACGAAACCGACTCGGCAAGTTGGACGATGATCGAGACCGAAGTCTAG